Sequence from the Catenuloplanes indicus genome:
TGGCGGCGCGGCGAACACCCGGACTGGGGCACCTACGTCTTCGACTTCGGCCGCCGCGAGGTCCGCAACTTCCTGGTCGCGAACGCGCTCTACTGGTTCGAGGAGTTCCACGTCGACGGCCTGCGCGTCGACGCGGTCGCCAGCATGCTCTACCTCGACTACTCGCGGAACCCCGGCGAGTGGCTGCCCAACGAGTACGGCGGCAACCAGAACCTGGACGCGATCGGCTTCCTCCAGGAGGTCAACGCCACGGTCGGCAAGCAGTACCCCGGCACGCTCATGATCGCCGAGGAGTCGACCGCGTTCCCCGGCGTCACCGCGCCCACCGACCACGGCGGCCTCGGCTTCGGCTTCAAGTGGAACATGGGCTGGATGCACGACACGCTCACGTACATCGGCAAGGACCCGGTCCACCGCCAGTACCATCACCACCAGTTGACGTTCTCGCTGGTCTACGCGTGGTCGGAGAACTACGTGCTGCCGATCAGCCACGACGAGGTGGTGCACGGCAAGGGCTCGCTGGCCGGCAAGATGCCCGGCGACGACTGGCAGCGGATGGCCAACGCCCGCGCGCTGATGGCCTACATGTACGCCCACCCCGGCAAGAACCTGCTCTTCATGGGCGCGGAACTCGGCGACGACCGGGAATGGTCCGAGGAACGCGGCCTCGACTGGTACCTGCTCCACGACCCGCGCCGGGCCGGCCTCAAACGCCTGCTCACCGACCTCAACAAGGTCTACCGCGCGCAGGCACCGCTCTGGTCCCAGGACACCACGCCGGACGGCTTCCGCTGGATCGTCAACGACGACGTGCAGAACAACGCGGTAGCCTTCCTCCGCATCGCGCCGGACGGCAGCACACTGGCCTGCGTCGCCAACTTCTCCGGCGGCCCGCTCGACGACTACCGCATCGGCCTTCCCTACGCCGGCCGCTGGACCGAACTCGTCAACACCGACGCCCACGTCTACGGCGGGTCCGGTGTCGGCAACCTGGGCGGCATCTACACCGACGACATCCCCTGGCACGGCTACCCGGTCTCGGCCGCACTGCGCGTGCCGCCGCTGGGCGTGCTCTGGCTGACACCGGCATAGATCAAGACCATCCGCGGGTACGGGCGTCCGGGGTCCTCTGCCGAAGACGCTGCGCGGTCCGGGCGCGCGACGGCTCGGCGGCCGCGGCTTCTCGCCCCGGCCCCGGCCCCGGCCGCGGGTTCCGGCCCGTGGGGCGGCGCAAAAAATCAGGCGCTGTGCCCCGCATGAAGGGGCGGACTTCGTCGTCGGCGCGGTGGCGAGGTGGCCGTGATCGGGCGCCGCCGCCCGATATCTCACGATGAGGTGGCCGCCGTGGCTCCGCTGTGGTGTCAGCGGTGGAAGCGGGTGAAGTGGGCGGTGGCGTCGGTGGCGGTGCAGACGACGGCGTCGGTCTGCGTGCCGGCGGCGTCGAGGAGGATCAGGTAGCCGCCGCGGTTGCCGAGCTGGACGTCGGCGCCGTCCAGGCGGACCAGCGCGGACGCGCCCGGGCCGACGGTGCCGGTCAGCGTCGTGGCGCGGCCGTTGCGGTCGATGATGCGCCAGCCGTCCAGCGTGGCGGGGGCGCTCGCGAGGTCGCCGAGCACGAGCACCTCGCGGCCCTGGTTCGGGCCGGCCGGGTCGATCAGCGCGAGACCGTGCCGCCGCGGCCGCCGGGCCACCCTTGATCAGCTCGCGGATGAGGCGCGATGCGGCGTGGACTCGCCGTCCTCGCGCACCCACCGGTCCAGCGTGCCGCGTAGCACGCCGTACGCATCGATCATGATCTGCTCCTTCCGCGTACCCGTTGACATGTCGCCGCAGCTGACGGCGGCCGCCGGATCGACGACGGTGCGCGGGCCGGATTCTTGTCGTACCTGTGTTCTAAGGTCTGCGGCCATGGGACTCTTTGGAGAGTGGATGCGGGCCGCGCCCGCCGACCTGAA
This genomic interval carries:
- the glgB gene encoding 1,4-alpha-glucan branching protein GlgB, whose translation is MDRVITGNAHDPHAVLGAHPGADGTVVRALRRHATDVSVISPDGTKYPAKKVHPDGIFEAAIPGSVTDYRLDVDGQEQDDPYRYPPTLGELDLHLIAEGRHERLWTVLGAQTGEHGTAFAVWAPNAQGVRIVGDFTGWDAHDGWPMRSMGSTGVWEIFVPGVPEGARYKFRILGADGHWREKADPLARHTEVPPRTGSVVFRSSYDWNDDAWLARRALSKPHREPMSVYEVHLGSWRPGLGYRELADELVGYLVETGFTHVEFMPVAEHPFGGSWGYQVTGYYAPTSRFGNPDDLRLLIDELHQAGIGVILDWVPAHFPRDEWALARFDGTPLYEHGDWRRGEHPDWGTYVFDFGRREVRNFLVANALYWFEEFHVDGLRVDAVASMLYLDYSRNPGEWLPNEYGGNQNLDAIGFLQEVNATVGKQYPGTLMIAEESTAFPGVTAPTDHGGLGFGFKWNMGWMHDTLTYIGKDPVHRQYHHHQLTFSLVYAWSENYVLPISHDEVVHGKGSLAGKMPGDDWQRMANARALMAYMYAHPGKNLLFMGAELGDDREWSEERGLDWYLLHDPRRAGLKRLLTDLNKVYRAQAPLWSQDTTPDGFRWIVNDDVQNNAVAFLRIAPDGSTLACVANFSGGPLDDYRIGLPYAGRWTELVNTDAHVYGGSGVGNLGGIYTDDIPWHGYPVSAALRVPPLGVLWLTPA